The stretch of DNA CTGGAAATGTTTTTCTCCAGGTTATCATTGATATGAATACTAGAATAAATATCCATAAAGCAACATTTGAACTGACCGGCACATACAGAAGCACCGGCAAAGGCAAGCACTAAATTAATACCCACAGTTCTAAGCAGAGTGCTTTTACCGGACATATTGGAACCGGTAATAAGCAAAACCGTACCCGGTTCGGACAGTTCAACGTCATTATAAACGCGCATTTCATCCTTGATCAATGGATGTCCCAGTGCAATCCCATTAAGTTCAGGTTTGGAATCGGTTATTTCGGGCACCGCCCAATCAGGGTGATCATGGACCAAGCCGGCCAGGCTGGATAATGCTTCAAAATCGGCCAGCACCTCAATCCAGGTTCTGAGTGAACGACCGGAACTGTTTCTCCAATTCTCCAACATTATCACCGTTTGCAAGTCCCATAAAATGCCGATATTAATAATGGGATGCAAGCTGGAATGACGCATACCAATCCTTTCCACAATTTTAAAAAGCTGTTTAATCTGCCGTGACGGGACATCTCCACCCCTGGACAGCTTTCTCTTCAAACCCTTCAGCACTGGCGTCGTAAAATTTTCCGGTTCAACACATGCCAATAGTGCCGTATAACGCCGCAGCTCATTAACTGTGTTACCGGTTTTGATAAATATTTGCCCGGCGGTTTTTTCCGTTAAAGCTACGATTACTATCTGAATCGCCAAGGTAAAAACCCAAATATACCGGGGGATAAAATGCAAGTATCCGAGGGCGGCTAAAATTAAGGTTATAATCGGAAGGAATAGAAGTAATGATGTAAACTTGTTTGTTAATAATAGTTTAGCTTCCGCCCAATCCAGTAGTTTTTGTAAATCACCAGGTTTTCCAGGTTTGTCTAACATGCCTGTGGCCTGAAAATGTTGGCGCCAATCCAAACGTAAGCTCAGTTCTTGAATAGCTAGTTGACGGTGCTTAATTTCTTTTAAGCCGGCTGAGGAATTTAGCAATTGAGCCAACCTTTCTTCACCAACAAAAGAAGTGGTGGCATTAATGTACTGGAATAATGACCCTTGTCCAAAAATATTCAGGTCTAATGAATAACGATGTTCAGGGTCGACGAACCGCTCGCCGGTATTGGCAAACTCCAGCCATTTGCCCTCCAAACGACGCATGGCATTATCATTTATACATACTAGAGAATTTAGGTATCTGATATGATCTTTAATCCGGTTATGTTTAATAATCATCCAAATAAAAATTAGGAGCAGTATACCAATGCAAAACAGATATACAGGTTTTGCTGATTCAAACGAATAGGCCAGAGAAAAAACCACCGCAGCCATAAATACCAGGGGGCGCAAAAATACATATAAATCGTTTTGCTTGCTAATTGCAGATAGTTTTGACGACACTTTTTCCTTTTTAACCTGGTATTTTTTATAAATTTTATCCACTAATTTATCACCATCATTCATTATAGCTATTTGATCGAAAGGCAGGTAATACCTACTTGATTTTATCCCTTAATCCTGGTGTTTTCCTTTAAATCCAGGCTGCCGTCCCGAATAAGTATTTCCCCTGCTTGGAGGCCTCCGGTACTTTCAATGTTTTCCCTGTCCCCGATGCCCGTTTTTACAAGCCTGTGTTCAACCCGGTTATCTTTAACCACCATTACTTCCCTGCCGCCGTCTTTTAAGGTGCGCACGGCTTCCCTGGGTATGATTGATACGTTATGCCTGGTGGACGTCTCAATGGCCACTTTTACCTCGTACCCGGGTTTCAGGTTGGCTGAGTCATGCAGTGAGATTATAACGGGCACCCGTCTTTGGATAACCCCAAGGGCTGATTGTTTTTCTTCAGCCTGGGGATATATTTCCATTACCTCACCGGTTAGTATCTTTGAACCGAGGACCGGGGCAGTAATTTTCACTCGCTGACCCAGGCTTACCTCACCCAGGTCGTCACTTAAGATATCCGCCTTAATTTCCAGTTGGCCAGTCACCGCCACGCTGGCCAGCAATGTGCCCGGGTTTACCACCTGTTCCTGTTTGGCCGGCAGATTTAAGACTAAACCGTCAACCGGGCTTTGCATTGTCAGCTGCCGCTCCTTGAGGTTAAGGTTCTGCAATGACTGGTTTAATCCCGACTCCTGTGCTCTGGCGCTTTCCAAAAGTTGTGTCTGTTCTTTTATGCTTTGTTCCAACGTCTCCACTTTTAAACGGGCGGATTCAAAATCAACCGCGGTCATAGCCCCGGCTGCATATAATTCCCGAGCACGTTCCAGATTGCCGGCGGCATTTTTAAGTTCCAGTTGGGTACGGTCTATAGCAGCCTGGGTGGCAGAAATTGAGGCTGTGGTTTGGTTCAATTGAGAGCGGGTATCAGTAATTTGCATGGACAGGTCCAAGTTCTCCAATACCACCAACGCCTGTCCCTTTTTCACGATCTGGCCGGTGTCCACTGATACCTGAATGACCTTGGCATTTTGGAGGGCTTGCAAGTCGTATTTGGTGGCGGGCTGAACATAACCGGTATCTTCCACAGTCTGAATTATATCCCCTGTCCTGACCTGTGCCGTTTCCGCTTCAATACCGCCCATCATAACCATTATTATAACTGCTAACGCCAATGTTATAACGATACCTGCCAGCACAAACATTTTTTTTCTTCGTTTAGCAACCGGTTTCATAATGTACACCCCCATTAATCTTTATTCTTCAATACTTCCACCAGCTGAAGCTGTTTGACACCCCTGACAGCCAGCAAATGCGCAACGATAATGAAGAAAAAACCGCCCAGCACAGCATATAAATAAGTGGCTGGATAAATTAAGACCGGATAGGTGAACAAGTCTGTACTCACCGTACTAATATAGCCCTTAACCATCAAGTAGCCAAAAGGCAATCCCAGGGCCACTCCAAGCAAAGATTGCAAAAGATTTTCCTTCAGGAGTATACCCGAGACCTCTTTTATCGAATAGCCCAGTACCCTAAGCGAGGCTAGTTCCTTTTGTCTTTCCGAGAAACTGATTACCGAAGAATTGTATACTATGGCAAAGCCCAGCAACAGGGCAAAGAAAACCATTACTGTAATGGAGTAAATCATGGCTTCCATATTCTTATTGAAATTGTCCAGTTCCTTTTGGCGGCTGAGAATGGATGACACACCGGTCATTTCCTCCAGTTCCGCTTCAAGCCCGGCGGTGAGTGCCGGGTCCATTTTCAGCATCACACCGGATACCAGTTGTCTCTCATGTAGCAGTGAATTTGCCTGCTTAAGAGAGACGAAACAACCGCCTCCCACCAGCTGCCTGTTAATACCCATGATTTTAACCGGGGTCTGCCTTGCCGGGCCAATGCCAAGCATCGTTTCCACTTCCACCATATCGCCGACCTTTGCTCCCAGCCTGTCCGCCGTCCTCTGACTGATCAGCATGCCTTCCAGGGGTACTTCAATAGAGCGTTCTTGATGATCCGACAGCCTTTTTAAGGTGGTTCCTGGATTAATTCCCGTAATTGAATCATCTTCACTTTTACCGTTAAATTTGATTTTAACCGGTATCTCCAGCAGGGGTTCCGATCTTTGCACACCCTCAATGCGTTCTATACTCAACAGCTCGCTTTCTTTAACCGGTGCGGTAAAGCGTACCAGGTAATCGTAGCGCTGGTTCTGGTAAAAGTGTGATTTAATCATGTAGTCCACGGCATCGATGGTAAATAACGATACCACCAGCATACCCACAGCAAAAACTACTCCCACCATAGTAATACCAAAACGCCCCAGGTTCCGGGCAGCTGATCTGATGCTCATTTTCCAGGCGGTATCCAGCCGGTGCCACAGCCATGAACAGCTTTCTACCGGTGTTCTACCGCCACCTTTGGGAGGCTCCGGGCGCATGGATTCAGCAGGGTTTATAGTTACCACGCTGCGACACGCAGTCAAACCGGCCAGGGTGCTGATGGCGATACTGAGCACAAATCCATAGACCATGGCTTGGGTGTTAACAGCACCTATGGTTGACGGCAGGTTGAAATACATGGCATAGGCCTGGGACATGACCGAGGCCAGGGCGAGACCCAGCAGCGTTCCTAAAATGGCACCGCATAAAGCCACCAGTATTGAGTACCCGGTATAATGCAGTATAACTTGCCGGTTAGAGTAACCCAGAGCCTTCA from Desulfoscipio gibsoniae DSM 7213 encodes:
- a CDS encoding MutS family DNA mismatch repair protein, with product MDKIYKKYQVKKEKVSSKLSAISKQNDLYVFLRPLVFMAAVVFSLAYSFESAKPVYLFCIGILLLIFIWMIIKHNRIKDHIRYLNSLVCINDNAMRRLEGKWLEFANTGERFVDPEHRYSLDLNIFGQGSLFQYINATTSFVGEERLAQLLNSSAGLKEIKHRQLAIQELSLRLDWRQHFQATGMLDKPGKPGDLQKLLDWAEAKLLLTNKFTSLLLFLPIITLILAALGYLHFIPRYIWVFTLAIQIVIVALTEKTAGQIFIKTGNTVNELRRYTALLACVEPENFTTPVLKGLKRKLSRGGDVPSRQIKQLFKIVERIGMRHSSLHPIINIGILWDLQTVIMLENWRNSSGRSLRTWIEVLADFEALSSLAGLVHDHPDWAVPEITDSKPELNGIALGHPLIKDEMRVYNDVELSEPGTVLLITGSNMSGKSTLLRTVGINLVLAFAGASVCAGQFKCCFMDIYSSIHINDNLEKNISSFYAELQRIKLIVDAGKTGKPMIFLIDEIFKGTNSKDRILGAKAVIRSLHDLGTIGLVSTHDLELSSLEEEIPLIKNYHFTDKITGRKITFDYRLKPGVSKSTNALALMKIIGIELK
- a CDS encoding efflux RND transporter periplasmic adaptor subunit; its protein translation is MKPVAKRRKKMFVLAGIVITLALAVIIMVMMGGIEAETAQVRTGDIIQTVEDTGYVQPATKYDLQALQNAKVIQVSVDTGQIVKKGQALVVLENLDLSMQITDTRSQLNQTTASISATQAAIDRTQLELKNAAGNLERARELYAAGAMTAVDFESARLKVETLEQSIKEQTQLLESARAQESGLNQSLQNLNLKERQLTMQSPVDGLVLNLPAKQEQVVNPGTLLASVAVTGQLEIKADILSDDLGEVSLGQRVKITAPVLGSKILTGEVMEIYPQAEEKQSALGVIQRRVPVIISLHDSANLKPGYEVKVAIETSTRHNVSIIPREAVRTLKDGGREVMVVKDNRVEHRLVKTGIGDRENIESTGGLQAGEILIRDGSLDLKENTRIKG
- a CDS encoding ABC transporter permease, whose amino-acid sequence is MSALNKKLWRTIGKTKGQFLAVVAVVTVGIAVYIAMTTAYYNLNASKEKFYRDNNFADYYFHVIKAPQQVTRQIETIPGVAGVTGRIQKDVTLVNDYNKRATARLTSYTLPVEYEINSLQLLTGRFFAADAVVTQPGEHIRTGDIEILVDPQYAEGNLLEYGDTVNIVAEGKTVPLTVVGTATGPEFIYLMKDAGTLLPDPRTFGVIMMSRERAQQILNLPGQINQVLISLVPGADADRVAGQVEDILEPYGNLGSYPRKQQLSNAMLEAELDGLKASSRYMPAIFLGIAAAIQFVILSRMVRYQRLQIGVMKALGYSNRQVILHYTGYSILVALCGAILGTLLGLALASVMSQAYAMYFNLPSTIGAVNTQAMVYGFVLSIAISTLAGLTACRSVVTINPAESMRPEPPKGGGRTPVESCSWLWHRLDTAWKMSIRSAARNLGRFGITMVGVVFAVGMLVVSLFTIDAVDYMIKSHFYQNQRYDYLVRFTAPVKESELLSIERIEGVQRSEPLLEIPVKIKFNGKSEDDSITGINPGTTLKRLSDHQERSIEVPLEGMLISQRTADRLGAKVGDMVEVETMLGIGPARQTPVKIMGINRQLVGGGCFVSLKQANSLLHERQLVSGVMLKMDPALTAGLEAELEEMTGVSSILSRQKELDNFNKNMEAMIYSITVMVFFALLLGFAIVYNSSVISFSERQKELASLRVLGYSIKEVSGILLKENLLQSLLGVALGLPFGYLMVKGYISTVSTDLFTYPVLIYPATYLYAVLGGFFFIIVAHLLAVRGVKQLQLVEVLKNKD